One Baekduia alba genomic window, CTCCGCATCCGGGATCGCCGACCCCAGGCCAGCACCGTGCTGGATCAGCACCTCGTGACCACGATCGACCAGCTCGCGCACACCCGCAGGCGTGATCGCCACCCGGTACTCGTCGGTCTTGATCTCCGTCGGAACGCCAATACGCATGCTGGAGATCATCGGCGGTACGCTGTGCGTGCGACAAGGTTCTTCGCCAAATTGTGTGGAATCCACGGTGACTGACGACATCGACTTCCGAATCCTCGACGAACTCATCCGAAACGGAAGGCTCTCGTTCGCCAGCCTGGGCGAGGCCGTGGGCCTGAGCCCGCACGGCGCCGCCGATCGCGTGCGCCGGCTCGAGCGCGCGGGCGTCATCACGGGCTACACCGCGACGGTCGACCTGCCGAAGGTCGGCCGCGGCCTCGACGCGTTCATCGACGTGCGCCTCCTCCCCGCCACCGTGCCGGAGAAGTTCGAGCAGTTCTGCACCGCCTTGCCCGCCGTCCAGGAGCTGGCGTTCGTCACCGGGCGCTTCGACTACCACGTGCGCGTCGCCTGCCGCGACGCCGACGACCTCGACGCGACCGTCCGCGCCATCCGCCGCAAGGGCGGCGCCGCGCAGACCGAGACGCGCATCGTCCTGCGCGCGACCGCCCACGGCCAGACCGTGCGCTGAGCCGTTACGCCGGCAGGCCGAAGACGCGCCGGGCGTTGTCGTAGTACAACGCCCGCAGCTGGTTCTCGTCCAGCCCGAGCCCGCGCAGCACCCACGTCTCCGGCAGGAACGCGAACGGCGCCGCGAGCTCGTCGGTCGTCTCGAAGAACAGCCAGTGGTGCTGGTAGTACGCGGCCGGGTCCTGCTCGGTCCCCCGCGTGTCGGGCAGGTCGTAGACGCCGGTGCGGATCAGGTCGGTGCCGAAGATGATCCGGTCGGGCCAGCGCGCGAAGATCTCCAGCGCCGCGTCGCGGAACCCCTCACGGCCCAGGTCGAACGTCCGCGTGGCGGTGTCCACGCAGTAGTTGGGGTACTGCTCCAGCATCCGCGCCACGCTCTCCAGCGGCATGAAGCAGCCGAAGTGCAGGCCGACGAACGTCGTCGCCGGATGGCGCGCGACGACCCGCTCGAACGCCGCCTGCACCTCGGCCAGCGGCGGGAACCGCGTCCGGTCTCCGAACCAGTACTCGGGCCGTCGGCGCAGCTCGCCGAGACGCTCGTTGTCCTCGTCCAGCGGTGCGAAGAACGCCGGCGGGTCGCCGATGTGGATGGCCACGGGCAGCCCGTGCTCAGCCGCCGCCGCCCACAGCGGGTCCAGGCGGCGATCGTCGACGGTCAGCAGCGCGCCGTCGGCGTCGTGCAGGTGCAGGCCGAGGTTCTTCCACATCTTGACCCCGACGGCGCCGAGCGCACGCGCCTGGGCGATGCCCGCGACCACCGCGTCGGCGAACCCCGGCCGGCCCACGCCGGAGATGTCGGGCATGTGCAGCAGCGACATGCCATCGGCGCGCTGGCGCGCCCACGTCGCCTGCCAGGCATCGAACGCCGGCGGCGGCCACGTGAGGTCCCAGAAGTTGAGGAGCCGGTCGGGCAGGTCGGGCGCGCCGAGCACGCTCTCAGCCTCGCGGACGGTGCCCGCGTCGAAGTGCGCGTGCGCGTCGATGACCGGACCGCGGTAGACCGGGTGCGGTGCGTGCGGCTGGACGTCGTTCATGGTGGACATGATGCTGACGCTCGACGGGGCGCCGCGGCACGCGGCGCCCCGTCGAACATGGCAGCTACGCGCCGGCGGCCGCCGCGACCTTGGCCTTGATCTCGGCGACGTTGTCCTTGGTGATCAGCGTCGGCTCGACGAGCACCTGCTTCCGCACCGCCTTGCCACTCCCGGCCTCCACGGCCGTGCGGATCGCCTCACCGCCCAGCTCCTCGAACGGGAACAGGGTGGTGGCCTTGATCGGCCCGCCGCTGGTGATGACGCCCACGGCGTCGTCCTGGCCGTCACCGCCGACGACGACCAGCGGCTTGCCGAACGCCTTGACCGCCGGGAGGCCGGCGACGGCGGCGATGTCGGTGCCCGCGAGGATGGCCTTCATGTCGGGATGCGCCGTGAGCATGTTCTCAGTCGCGGTGCGCGCCTTGGCGCGGTCGCACTGCGCCTCCAGCTCGGACACGACCTGCAGCTTGCTGCCGGCGATGCCCGCCCGCTGGCCCTTGTTGATCGACGCCGTCAGCGGGTTCTCCTTGAAGCAGTCGATCAGCCCGACCTTCCCGCCCGCGGGCATGGCCTCCTTCAGCCACTGGCCGCGCAGGAGCCCGGCCTTGTAGCCGTCGTAGCCGACGTAGGCGGTCAGGTCGTCCAGGCCCGGCACGTTCTGGTCGAAGGACACCACCTTGGTGCCCTGCGCCAGCGCCTGGCTCAACGCCGGCGCGACCTGGCCGCCGACGGCGCCCGGGTTGATCGCGATCACGTTGTAGCCCTTGGTGACCGCCGACTCGATCTTCGCGATCAGGTTGGTGGCCTCGCCACGGGCCGAGCCCGCGTCGACGGTGACCTCGGCGTTGGGCAGCCGCTGGGCGGCGGTCAGCGCGCCCTTGCGCTCTCGCACGTACGCGTCGGACTCCAGCGACGGCAGCAACATGTAGACCTTCACCTTCTTGGTCGAGCTCGCCCCTCCGCTCGACCCGTCCTTGGACGTGTCGTCACTGCTGCTTCCGCAGCCGACAGCGACCAGCATGCACGCGACCATCGCCGCGAGCCCGGCACGGACCTTCATGGACACTCTCTCCTCCGTCGTTTCTCGGTGACGAGCGCTGATGCGCGCCCGGTCCTACGCGTACTGCGCGCCGACGATCAGCGACACGATCCGCTCGTGGTTCTCCGGGGTCGGTCGCTCCTCGCCGACGTTGCGCCCGCGCCGCAGCACGACCGCGCGATCGGCCACCTCCATCACGTGCTCCAGGTTGTGCGAGATGAGCACGACCGCGATGCCCCGTTCCGGAAGGCGCTTGACGAGATCCAGCACCTGCCGCGACTCGCGGACCCCGAGTGCGGCGGTGGGCTCGTCCAAGATCAGGACCCGGTCGGCGAACGCCGCGGCGCGCGCGACGGCGATCGCCTGGCGCTGGCCTCCGGACATCACGCCCAGCGGCTGCTCCGGGTCGGGGATCACGACGCGCAGGTCCTCGATGTGCTGCTCCCACTCGCGCGTCATGTCGCCCTCGCGCAGGAAGCCCAGGCGCCCCATCCAGCGCGGGCGCGTGCGCTCGCGACCGACGAAGAAGTTGGCCCGCGCGGCGAGGTTGTCGAACACGGCGAGGTCCTGGTACACGGTCTCGATTCCCAGCGCGCGGCTGTCGGCCGGCGAGCGGAACGTGACCGGCTCGCCGTCGACGAGGATCTCGCCCTCGTCGATGCGGTGCACGCCGGTCATCGCCTTGATCAGCGTCGACTTGCCGGCGCCGTTGTCGCCCAGCAGCGCCACGACCTCACCGGCCCGGACCACCAGGTCGGCGCCCGCCAGCGCCTGCACGGCGCCGAAGCTCTTGCGTGCGCCGCGCACCTCCAGCACCGGCGTGCTGCGCTCGTCGACCCGGCTCATCGCGCTGCCTCCTCGCCCGCGGCGCCGGCGCCGCGTCTGGTCACGCTGCCGCGCACCCGCATGCGCTCTTCCAGCGCGCGGCGCAGGACGTCGAGCTCGAGCGCGACCAGGACGATGCAGCCGATCGCGACGTTCTGCCAGAACGGGTTGACGTCCTGGAGGTCGAGGCCGTTGCGGATGATCCCGAGGATGAGCGCCCCAGCCAGGACGTTGCCGACCGACCCGCGGCCGCCGGCGAGGCTGGCGCCGCCGATGACGACGGCGGTGATCGCGTCGAGCTCCATCAGGTTGCCCGCGTTCGGACTGCCCGCGTTGGTGCGGCCGGCGACGATCACCCCGCCGATCGCCGCGGTCAGGCCGCAGATGACGTAGGCCGACATGACGACGCGGTCGGAGGAGACGCCGAGGCGCTTGGCGGCCTCCGGATTGCCGCCGACGGCGTAGAGCCAGCGGCCCCACTGGGTGCGCGACATGAAGATGTAGGCGATGACTGCCAGGAAGCCGACGACCACGACCGACGCGGGGATCGGCCCGACGAAGCCGTTGCCGATGTCGACGACGGCCGGCGGCATCCCGAGCTTGGTCTCGCCGTTGGTGATGACCAACGCCAGGCCGCGCACGATCCCCAGCGTCGCGACCGTGACGATCAGCGGCTGCACGAGCCGCCCCTTGACGATCAGCAGCGCGTTGAGCGTGCCGACCGCGAGGCCGACGAGCAGCATCGTCAGGATCACGACCAGGCCGCTGCTGCCCCAGGCGGTGGCGGCGACGGTCGCGCCCAGGACGCCGCTGAGCGCGACGGTGGAGCCGACCGAGATGTCGATCCCGCGGACGACGATGACCAGCAGCTGACCGATCGCCAGCGCCGCGATGATCGAGCTCTGCGCGCCGAGGTTCTGGAGGTTGCGCTCGGTCAGGAAGAACGGTGACAACAGCGCCATCGCGACCGTGACGGTCAGCAGGATGAACAGCGGTCCCGCGCGGACGGCGCTGAGCGCCAGGCCCAGCGGCGACCGGCCGGCGAGCACGTTCGGCCGGGGTGCGGGCGCGGGCGCCGGCGGGCCGGAGCGCGCGCCGCGCTCCTGGACGACCTGCTCGGACAGCGGCTCCATGATCAGGCCACCGCCGCCGACGTCGGCTGCCAGGCGCGCAGGGCGTCGAGCTGCTCCTCGACCTTGACGAAGGCCGCCGCGAGGCTGGCGATCAGCGGCTCGTCGTCGACCGCGATGTTCCACGGGATCT contains:
- a CDS encoding Lrp/AsnC family transcriptional regulator is translated as MLEIIGGTLCVRQGSSPNCVESTVTDDIDFRILDELIRNGRLSFASLGEAVGLSPHGAADRVRRLERAGVITGYTATVDLPKVGRGLDAFIDVRLLPATVPEKFEQFCTALPAVQELAFVTGRFDYHVRVACRDADDLDATVRAIRRKGGAAQTETRIVLRATAHGQTVR
- a CDS encoding amidohydrolase family protein is translated as MSTMNDVQPHAPHPVYRGPVIDAHAHFDAGTVREAESVLGAPDLPDRLLNFWDLTWPPPAFDAWQATWARQRADGMSLLHMPDISGVGRPGFADAVVAGIAQARALGAVGVKMWKNLGLHLHDADGALLTVDDRRLDPLWAAAAEHGLPVAIHIGDPPAFFAPLDEDNERLGELRRRPEYWFGDRTRFPPLAEVQAAFERVVARHPATTFVGLHFGCFMPLESVARMLEQYPNYCVDTATRTFDLGREGFRDAALEIFARWPDRIIFGTDLIRTGVYDLPDTRGTEQDPAAYYQHHWLFFETTDELAAPFAFLPETWVLRGLGLDENQLRALYYDNARRVFGLPA
- a CDS encoding sugar ABC transporter substrate-binding protein: MKVRAGLAAMVACMLVAVGCGSSSDDTSKDGSSGGASSTKKVKVYMLLPSLESDAYVRERKGALTAAQRLPNAEVTVDAGSARGEATNLIAKIESAVTKGYNVIAINPGAVGGQVAPALSQALAQGTKVVSFDQNVPGLDDLTAYVGYDGYKAGLLRGQWLKEAMPAGGKVGLIDCFKENPLTASINKGQRAGIAGSKLQVVSELEAQCDRAKARTATENMLTAHPDMKAILAGTDIAAVAGLPAVKAFGKPLVVVGGDGQDDAVGVITSGGPIKATTLFPFEELGGEAIRTAVEAGSGKAVRKQVLVEPTLITKDNVAEIKAKVAAAAGA
- a CDS encoding ATP-binding cassette domain-containing protein; this translates as MSRVDERSTPVLEVRGARKSFGAVQALAGADLVVRAGEVVALLGDNGAGKSTLIKAMTGVHRIDEGEILVDGEPVTFRSPADSRALGIETVYQDLAVFDNLAARANFFVGRERTRPRWMGRLGFLREGDMTREWEQHIEDLRVVIPDPEQPLGVMSGGQRQAIAVARAAAFADRVLILDEPTAALGVRESRQVLDLVKRLPERGIAVVLISHNLEHVMEVADRAVVLRRGRNVGEERPTPENHERIVSLIVGAQYA
- a CDS encoding ABC transporter permease yields the protein MEPLSEQVVQERGARSGPPAPAPAPRPNVLAGRSPLGLALSAVRAGPLFILLTVTVAMALLSPFFLTERNLQNLGAQSSIIAALAIGQLLVIVVRGIDISVGSTVALSGVLGATVAATAWGSSGLVVILTMLLVGLAVGTLNALLIVKGRLVQPLIVTVATLGIVRGLALVITNGETKLGMPPAVVDIGNGFVGPIPASVVVVGFLAVIAYIFMSRTQWGRWLYAVGGNPEAAKRLGVSSDRVVMSAYVICGLTAAIGGVIVAGRTNAGSPNAGNLMELDAITAVVIGGASLAGGRGSVGNVLAGALILGIIRNGLDLQDVNPFWQNVAIGCIVLVALELDVLRRALEERMRVRGSVTRRGAGAAGEEAAR